From the genome of Spirosomataceae bacterium TFI 002, one region includes:
- a CDS encoding putative heme-binding domain-containing protein → MNFKKLTIILFFAFGLIVIACKKITTTSSTVVNNQKKDAPLGKKTQSQRTEANSPEEELAGFQVPEGFTVELVASERDGVINPIDLTFDDAGRLWTQTGSMYPLDPVADIKWQQLLKLMDDPATQEKDPSFKRILDLYRGNTKGDDKILIISDLYSRSKSKTNIWADGLAIPQSILPYKNGAYIAQGSEMFFLSDTDNDGKADERTPLFQGFGFTDTHTMSHTLVRGPGDWIHFSQGALNKGEIRSMVSDSKTRIDYSKIARFSLDASKLELVSSGLNNIWGFQLRGNGQWYGTEANDLGYSIAPMEIGTGFPGIGGERLRPYQPWMPVLHEFRIGGTGISGLAFVDDNSGSFPDEWKDVAFLANPIASNINAVRIKRNSNGSISADHLPDFLTSKDDWFRPVNMEFGPDGCLYIADWYNKIVSHNELPTTHPDRDKSHGRIWRIRHKSQKKREVPNFYELKTNELVNYLKSPSIWAKRAAWHQISDRPSEETKLLSKELIEVVSDITQDEITRILALWSLEGIRHYDRNVIISLLNSNSENLRRETARSLASFAINIDELADLLEKVSEDSNPMVRSQVLRTLEEVGEANSKTLGILINACKPELRGNAMGGSYERLFERYLARKALESYPQALESNINSSKSNEHPPRNIIWAAQALPHQNQREQVFLDFYKKSAFSNFDESTFVIVANMLGNPKIFSLVEPVFEMEAEANVSMAIKLLGQVQSDELTYIMEKPVKSLLISKEISQQQLGLEATIKLKVKNVKDQILTISKTFSDQKTMSLVISALENEAEENTKAFSEFAKNETLDFNTRAIATRALAKGNITSAFEILKIWLPQLVEIQKRELTKVMSSSKQGSEVLRKLYTEKLIDHNAFELSSAERVLNADTNNAIGRSINDAVIRRIEMEKKEFDANLQRFLAIAERGNGDPMKGKQLFQTCLLCHRVGNNGQDIAPALDGSANRENEALLTAILNPDAAMESSYAVYRILKKDGNTLEGYLSKKDDRGTTVAFMGGSTMFIPHSEIKSEGFLGGRSFMPKGLIENYNDKQAADLFAFIKTLH, encoded by the coding sequence ATGAATTTTAAGAAATTAACTATTATCTTATTTTTTGCATTCGGCCTCATAGTTATTGCTTGCAAAAAAATTACAACTACGAGTAGCACAGTTGTTAATAATCAAAAAAAGGACGCTCCTCTCGGAAAGAAAACCCAATCCCAAAGAACAGAAGCTAATTCTCCAGAAGAGGAACTAGCAGGCTTTCAAGTTCCAGAAGGCTTTACAGTTGAACTTGTTGCAAGTGAAAGAGATGGGGTTATTAATCCTATCGATTTGACTTTTGATGATGCAGGAAGACTTTGGACTCAAACTGGTTCGATGTATCCACTTGATCCAGTTGCAGATATTAAATGGCAACAGTTGCTAAAGCTAATGGATGATCCAGCTACTCAAGAAAAAGATCCTAGTTTCAAGCGTATACTTGACTTGTACAGAGGAAACACGAAAGGAGATGACAAAATATTGATCATATCAGATTTGTATAGTCGTTCTAAATCAAAAACAAATATCTGGGCCGATGGCTTAGCCATCCCACAAAGTATTTTACCTTATAAAAATGGAGCATACATCGCACAAGGATCGGAAATGTTCTTTTTGAGCGATACGGACAATGACGGAAAGGCCGACGAGCGTACTCCCCTATTTCAGGGTTTTGGTTTTACAGATACGCATACGATGTCTCATACCCTGGTTCGTGGCCCAGGTGATTGGATACATTTTAGTCAAGGTGCACTTAACAAAGGTGAAATAAGGTCAATGGTTAGTGATTCCAAAACCCGCATAGACTATAGCAAAATTGCACGATTTTCATTGGACGCATCAAAACTTGAGCTTGTTAGCTCTGGCCTAAATAATATCTGGGGCTTTCAACTTAGAGGCAACGGTCAATGGTATGGCACCGAGGCAAATGACCTTGGCTATTCTATTGCTCCTATGGAAATAGGTACAGGATTTCCAGGAATTGGAGGCGAGCGTTTACGACCTTATCAACCTTGGATGCCAGTTTTACACGAGTTTCGCATTGGTGGCACTGGAATTTCAGGCTTGGCCTTTGTCGATGATAATTCAGGATCGTTTCCAGATGAATGGAAGGATGTTGCCTTTTTAGCAAACCCTATTGCCAGCAATATCAATGCAGTGAGAATCAAACGAAACAGTAATGGTTCGATTTCAGCCGATCACCTTCCTGACTTTTTAACATCCAAAGACGACTGGTTTCGTCCTGTGAACATGGAATTTGGGCCAGATGGCTGCTTATACATTGCAGATTGGTACAATAAAATTGTGTCTCATAATGAATTACCTACAACACATCCAGATCGTGATAAGTCGCACGGTCGAATTTGGAGAATTCGTCACAAGTCGCAGAAAAAAAGAGAAGTTCCAAATTTTTACGAGCTCAAAACAAACGAATTAGTAAACTATCTCAAATCCCCTTCAATATGGGCCAAAAGAGCGGCATGGCATCAAATAAGCGACCGCCCCAGTGAAGAAACTAAGCTTTTGTCAAAAGAATTGATCGAGGTTGTTTCGGACATTACTCAAGATGAAATTACAAGAATATTGGCACTTTGGTCTTTAGAAGGAATTCGACATTATGATAGAAATGTAATCATTAGCCTACTCAATTCTAATTCGGAAAATCTAAGGAGAGAAACTGCTCGGTCTTTGGCATCATTTGCTATTAATATCGATGAATTGGCCGATTTACTTGAAAAGGTTTCCGAAGATTCTAACCCTATGGTGCGTTCTCAGGTACTTAGAACTTTGGAAGAAGTAGGAGAAGCTAATTCAAAAACCTTAGGAATATTGATCAATGCATGTAAGCCAGAACTGAGGGGAAATGCCATGGGAGGTTCATATGAAAGACTTTTCGAAAGGTATTTGGCAAGAAAGGCATTGGAGAGCTATCCTCAAGCTTTGGAGAGTAATATTAATTCTTCTAAATCAAACGAACATCCTCCACGAAACATAATCTGGGCCGCCCAAGCATTACCACACCAAAACCAACGTGAGCAGGTGTTTCTGGATTTTTACAAAAAATCTGCTTTTTCAAATTTTGACGAGTCTACTTTTGTTATAGTCGCGAATATGCTCGGTAACCCAAAGATTTTCAGTTTGGTTGAACCAGTTTTTGAAATGGAAGCTGAAGCGAATGTATCAATGGCAATCAAACTTTTGGGACAAGTTCAATCCGACGAATTAACTTATATAATGGAAAAGCCTGTAAAATCACTGTTGATTTCCAAAGAAATTAGCCAACAACAGCTTGGACTAGAAGCGACCATTAAACTGAAAGTTAAAAATGTAAAGGACCAAATTTTAACAATAAGCAAGACCTTTTCTGATCAAAAAACAATGAGTCTGGTCATTTCTGCATTAGAAAACGAAGCAGAAGAAAATACAAAAGCATTTTCGGAGTTTGCCAAAAACGAAACTTTAGACTTTAATACCCGAGCAATCGCTACTAGGGCTTTGGCAAAAGGTAATATTACTTCAGCTTTCGAAATTTTAAAGATATGGCTTCCGCAATTGGTCGAAATTCAGAAACGAGAACTTACTAAAGTGATGTCCTCTTCTAAACAAGGATCAGAGGTACTTCGTAAATTGTATACTGAAAAACTCATTGATCACAATGCCTTTGAATTATCAAGTGCTGAAAGGGTTCTAAACGCAGACACAAATAACGCTATTGGTCGCTCTATTAATGATGCTGTTATTCGAAGGATTGAAATGGAGAAAAAAGAATTTGACGCAAATCTACAGCGATTTCTTGCGATTGCAGAGCGTGGAAATGGAGATCCCATGAAAGGTAAACAGCTGTTCCAAACCTGTTTACTTTGTCACCGAGTAGGCAATAATGGACAAGATATCGCTCCAGCTTTAGATGGGTCAGCCAATCGTGAAAATGAAGCACTTTTAACTGCTATATTGAATCCTGACGCTGCAATGGAAAGTAGTTATGCCGTATATCGAATTTTAAAAAAAGATGGAAATACATTGGAAGGATATTTGTCCAAAAAAGATGATAGAGGAACTACCGTAGCATTCATGGGAGGAAGTACAATGTTTATTCCTCACAGCGAAATTAAATCAGAAGGCTTTCTAGGTGGACGTTCGTTTATGCCTAAAGGACTAATTGAAAATTACAATGATAAGCAAGCGGCAGACCTATTTGCTTTCATTAAAACTCTACATTAA
- a CDS encoding signal peptidase I: MAEEIQEPVNKKNKKQKGPIREWFDSVLFAVVAATLIRWLLLEAYTIPTGSMEKSLLVNDFLFVSKLHYGTRTPKTILQVPLTHQKIWFTEIPSYLDWIQLPNYRLPGFTSVKNGDVVVFNYPGCPERPDEYGGFDKYPVDLRTNYIKRCVAIGGDKLSVKDSQVYVNGKAMENPEGLQKWYTIESNTSINPKLFTKYGVTERGSRSENGKYYYAINATEAACSDLKSLDFINDVYPDIIPADDLNTPYKTFPYNTEFFNWNRDNFGEVTIPKEGMTIQLTPENIALYKGVITTFDHNNNAEVKDGKIFIDGKEITSYTFKQNYYFMMGDNRYESDDSRFWGFVPEDHVVGKAVFIWMSIDADGTFLNKIRWKRLFSIIR; the protein is encoded by the coding sequence ATGGCTGAAGAAATTCAAGAACCAGTAAATAAGAAGAATAAAAAGCAAAAAGGGCCCATCAGAGAATGGTTTGACTCAGTATTGTTTGCTGTAGTTGCTGCTACCTTAATTCGTTGGCTACTTTTAGAAGCATACACTATTCCTACTGGTAGTATGGAAAAAAGCCTCTTGGTAAATGATTTCCTATTTGTAAGTAAATTGCATTATGGTACACGTACTCCAAAAACAATATTACAAGTACCATTAACTCACCAAAAAATTTGGTTCACAGAAATCCCTTCGTACTTAGATTGGATTCAGTTACCAAATTACCGCCTTCCAGGTTTTACATCTGTGAAAAATGGTGATGTTGTAGTATTTAACTACCCTGGTTGTCCTGAGCGTCCAGACGAATACGGTGGATTTGATAAATATCCAGTTGATCTTCGTACCAACTATATCAAGCGTTGTGTTGCGATTGGTGGTGATAAATTGTCTGTAAAAGATTCTCAAGTATACGTAAATGGTAAAGCTATGGAGAATCCGGAAGGACTTCAGAAATGGTATACCATTGAAAGTAATACAAGTATAAATCCTAAGTTATTTACCAAATATGGTGTAACTGAAAGGGGATCAAGGTCTGAAAACGGAAAGTATTACTACGCTATCAACGCTACAGAAGCGGCTTGCAGTGATCTCAAAAGCTTAGATTTTATCAATGATGTATATCCAGATATTATCCCAGCTGATGATCTTAACACTCCTTATAAAACATTCCCTTACAATACGGAATTCTTTAATTGGAACAGAGATAACTTTGGAGAGGTAACTATTCCAAAAGAAGGAATGACAATACAGCTTACTCCTGAAAATATTGCTCTATACAAAGGTGTTATCACGACTTTTGATCATAACAATAATGCTGAAGTAAAGGATGGTAAAATTTTCATTGATGGGAAAGAAATCACTTCTTATACTTTCAAGCAGAATTATTACTTTATGATGGGAGATAACCGTTATGAGTCAGATGACTCACGTTTTTGGGGATTTGTACCCGAAGATCACGTGGTTGGTAAAGCAGTATTTATTTGGATGTCGATAGATGCCGATGGTACTTTCTTAAACAAAATCCGTTGGAAGAGATTATTTAGTATCATTAGATAA
- a CDS encoding Type I phosphodiesterase / nucleotide pyrophosphatase, with translation MKKYFLQNLTYACLCLFIFICSTQSVLGQNKSTAKRVIILGIDGFSVPGFKEAKHPNLDLLLKNGVLSLDTRAVMPSVTLPNWTSHLSGSGPEQHGVDNNSWEKNTASLPPVTADEDGYYPTAFKLLKDKYPNAKTAYYYNWGNLIKPINKRYLDEVNFLDNYEYHENYERAAQFAKDNKNNPTLIFLYTVHTDHAGHDFKWMSQEYITALEDADLAIGKLVNDLKSEGLYDETHFFLITDHGGKENGHGGMSEVEMTVPWAVTGPGIKKGKILAEPNNNTNTASVICRLFGISSIPKAWIGEVPESIFETN, from the coding sequence ATGAAAAAATATTTTCTTCAGAATTTGACTTATGCTTGCCTGTGTTTATTTATATTCATATGCTCAACGCAAAGCGTACTTGGACAAAATAAATCAACTGCCAAAAGAGTTATTATTCTTGGAATCGACGGTTTTAGTGTACCGGGTTTTAAAGAAGCAAAACACCCTAACTTAGATTTATTACTCAAAAACGGTGTGCTGTCTCTAGACACAAGAGCAGTTATGCCCTCGGTCACTTTACCAAATTGGACAAGCCACCTTTCTGGAAGTGGTCCCGAACAACATGGCGTAGATAATAATAGTTGGGAGAAAAATACGGCATCACTTCCACCAGTTACTGCAGACGAAGATGGATACTATCCCACAGCTTTTAAACTGTTAAAAGATAAGTATCCTAATGCCAAAACCGCGTATTATTATAACTGGGGAAACTTAATCAAACCTATCAATAAGCGATATTTAGATGAAGTAAACTTTCTTGATAACTACGAATACCACGAGAATTACGAAAGGGCTGCTCAATTTGCCAAAGACAACAAAAATAACCCAACTCTTATTTTTCTTTACACCGTTCATACAGATCATGCGGGACACGATTTTAAATGGATGTCTCAAGAATACATAACAGCATTAGAAGATGCCGACCTGGCAATCGGAAAATTGGTAAATGACCTAAAGTCCGAGGGGCTATATGACGAAACTCATTTTTTCTTGATCACTGATCACGGTGGAAAAGAAAATGGACACGGCGGAATGAGCGAAGTAGAAATGACCGTTCCGTGGGCAGTGACTGGTCCAGGAATCAAAAAGGGTAAAATCCTTGCTGAACCAAATAACAACACAAACACTGCAAGCGTAATTTGTAGATTGTTCGGAATTAGTTCAATTCCTAAGGCATGGATTGGTGAAGTACCAGAATCCATATTTGAAACGAATTGA
- a CDS encoding Esterase/lipase translates to MKKLVSAILILGIIVFAYLIGPKPSPPDLDKKYSFNFPTDLIELEETIAQKENQIPNIKAGNEAKFVWNDSIPQKTKTSFVYIHGFSASHVEGNPVHENLAKEFGGNLYLARLASHGIDTGDETMADLTADALIASAEEAIQIGKLIGDEVVIIATSAGGALTTYLASKHPELKAILLYSPCIKVYDENAELLDNHWGLKMAQTIQGKDFNDITPKNETQPLYWSMHYRLEALVALQNFLTHAMNKDNFEKVKVPTFMAYYYENEENQDKVVSVPAMLEMWEQLGTPVDKKVKIALPTTRDHVIASYVMSEDWGIVQKESIAFLKRIVGLKPNSKM, encoded by the coding sequence ATGAAAAAACTCGTCAGTGCAATTCTTATTCTTGGCATCATTGTCTTTGCTTATCTCATTGGTCCTAAGCCAAGTCCTCCAGACCTGGATAAAAAATACTCTTTCAACTTTCCAACTGACTTGATTGAACTAGAAGAAACTATTGCACAAAAAGAAAATCAAATTCCAAATATTAAAGCCGGAAACGAAGCAAAATTCGTCTGGAATGATAGCATTCCTCAAAAAACGAAAACTTCATTTGTGTATATTCATGGATTCTCCGCTTCACATGTTGAAGGAAACCCAGTTCACGAAAACTTGGCAAAGGAATTTGGCGGAAACCTTTATTTAGCTCGCTTGGCCTCTCACGGTATAGATACAGGAGATGAAACCATGGCAGATTTAACTGCCGATGCATTAATTGCAAGTGCCGAGGAAGCAATTCAAATAGGAAAACTCATAGGAGATGAAGTTGTAATTATAGCAACAAGTGCTGGTGGAGCTTTAACAACTTATTTAGCATCAAAGCATCCAGAACTTAAAGCGATCCTTCTTTATTCTCCTTGTATTAAGGTTTATGACGAAAACGCTGAGTTGCTTGACAACCATTGGGGCTTAAAAATGGCCCAAACAATACAAGGAAAAGATTTCAACGATATCACTCCTAAAAACGAAACTCAACCGCTTTATTGGTCTATGCATTACAGACTTGAGGCCCTAGTAGCTTTACAAAATTTCTTAACTCATGCTATGAATAAGGATAATTTTGAAAAAGTAAAGGTTCCTACTTTTATGGCTTACTATTACGAAAACGAAGAAAACCAAGACAAAGTAGTAAGTGTACCCGCGATGCTTGAAATGTGGGAGCAATTAGGAACTCCAGTTGATAAAAAGGTAAAAATTGCCTTACCGACTACAAGAGACCATGTTATTGCTTCCTACGTAATGTCCGAAGACTGGGGGATTGTTCAAAAAGAATCAATAGCTTTTTTGAAACGTATCGTTGGCTTAAAGCCTAATTCCAAAATGTAA
- a CDS encoding dihydrodipicolinate reductase — protein MKIALIGYGKMGKVIEGIALERGHTISAIIDVQNSDDLEKLNKENTDVAIEFSSPHAAFDNLSKCMSGGLRVVSGTTGWLDKRSAIEKACVANKGAFFYASNYSIGVNIFFQLNKQLAKLMNPHQQYEINSLEIHHNEKLDSPSGTAITLAEGIIENNDQKDSFVNQAIPKTNEVPIWSIREGKVPGTHSIKYISDVDEIEIKHEAKSRYGFALGAVIAAEWLNGKEGIYGMDEMLGFTA, from the coding sequence ATGAAAATCGCTCTGATTGGCTACGGCAAAATGGGAAAGGTAATAGAAGGTATTGCCTTAGAACGCGGACATACTATTTCAGCAATTATAGATGTGCAGAATAGTGATGACTTAGAAAAGTTGAACAAAGAAAATACGGACGTTGCTATAGAATTTAGTTCTCCTCATGCTGCATTTGATAATTTGTCCAAATGCATGTCTGGCGGCCTGAGAGTGGTAAGTGGAACTACAGGCTGGTTAGACAAAAGGTCAGCAATAGAAAAAGCTTGTGTGGCAAATAAGGGAGCATTCTTTTATGCATCCAATTATAGTATAGGGGTCAATATTTTCTTCCAACTCAACAAGCAGTTGGCAAAATTGATGAATCCTCACCAACAGTATGAAATTAATTCCTTAGAGATTCACCATAATGAAAAGTTAGATTCTCCAAGTGGTACAGCCATTACACTCGCCGAAGGAATTATTGAGAACAATGATCAAAAGGATTCTTTTGTAAATCAAGCGATTCCAAAAACCAATGAAGTGCCTATTTGGTCTATTAGAGAAGGAAAAGTACCCGGAACACATAGTATTAAGTATATTTCGGACGTGGACGAAATAGAAATTAAACATGAAGCAAAATCTCGCTATGGATTTGCTTTAGGAGCAGTAATTGCAGCCGAATGGCTCAATGGTAAAGAGGGAATTTACGGTATGGACGAAATGCTTGGCTTTACCGCTTAA
- a CDS encoding chromosome partitioning protein, ParB family, with the protein MIEMKPLMQQKKKIVRKGLGRGLDALLAGSSTESVEQKEQHVQEKVEEKSDILLSDIEVNPFQPRKQFDKLALMELSQSIRQQGIIQPITVRSIGDGKYQLISGERRLQASKLAGLKSITAHIISVNDQVAMEMALIENIQREDLNAIEIAESYQQVMEVLELTQEELSVKVGKDRATISNYLRLLKLPSEIREGVKDGLISMGHARSLVGVSDTAYQLILFNKIQELHLSVRDTENNIKAFNAKKNAVPTPKKVPTRNSNQIELGNTLGQYFGKKVTVALDAKSKGQIKIAYENIEELESIIEKLKKA; encoded by the coding sequence ATGATCGAAATGAAACCATTAATGCAGCAAAAAAAGAAAATAGTGAGAAAAGGATTAGGTAGAGGGTTAGATGCCCTCCTTGCTGGTAGTTCTACTGAGTCTGTAGAGCAAAAGGAACAACACGTACAAGAGAAAGTAGAAGAAAAAAGTGACATTTTATTGTCAGATATTGAGGTTAATCCGTTTCAGCCAAGAAAGCAGTTTGACAAACTAGCTCTTATGGAACTATCCCAATCAATAAGACAACAGGGAATCATTCAGCCGATTACCGTTCGAAGCATTGGAGATGGTAAATATCAATTGATCTCAGGTGAAAGAAGATTGCAGGCTAGCAAGCTAGCGGGTTTAAAAAGCATAACTGCTCATATTATCTCAGTAAATGATCAAGTTGCCATGGAAATGGCTTTGATAGAAAATATTCAACGAGAAGATCTAAATGCAATAGAAATTGCTGAAAGTTACCAGCAGGTAATGGAGGTTTTGGAATTAACGCAAGAAGAGCTTTCTGTAAAGGTTGGTAAGGATAGAGCGACAATTAGCAATTACTTGAGATTACTAAAGTTGCCTAGCGAAATAAGAGAAGGAGTAAAAGACGGACTTATTTCTATGGGCCATGCACGTTCATTAGTTGGTGTAAGTGATACAGCCTATCAATTAATACTTTTTAACAAAATTCAAGAGCTTCATCTATCAGTAAGAGATACTGAAAATAATATAAAGGCGTTTAATGCAAAAAAGAATGCCGTTCCTACTCCTAAAAAAGTACCTACTCGAAATTCAAATCAAATTGAATTAGGTAATACTCTGGGTCAATACTTCGGAAAAAAGGTAACTGTTGCATTGGATGCGAAAAGCAAGGGCCAAATTAAAATAGCCTACGAAAACATAGAAGAACTTGAAAGTATTATTGAAAAACTCAAGAAGGCTTAA
- a CDS encoding Sugar phosphate isomerase/epimerase — MEIKRRSVIKSLFLSPMLTIKTNGLGKTQNIPKRKLSLNAFSFNKQLINGDISLEDLLVWCNQQGFDGIDITGYYFKNYPNVPSDMDIYKVKRLAHSLGLSISGTGVRNDFSLPSFSDRVKEIELVKNWVDVAHKLGAPVLRIFSGKKIPDGHTWKQVADWMITDIKTCVQYAQEKGVIIGLQNHNEFIKTLEQYEYIQNGIGSNWFGLVLDIGSFRQGNSYKEIQAAIPYAVNWQLKERMYINGQEQKTDYKKLMEIIKSSSYQGFLPIETLGEGDPKVKVKQMLSELKPYW; from the coding sequence ATGGAGATAAAAAGACGTTCAGTTATCAAATCGCTTTTCTTGAGCCCAATGCTAACGATCAAAACAAATGGCCTCGGTAAAACTCAAAATATACCAAAACGAAAGTTGAGCTTAAATGCTTTTTCATTTAATAAACAGCTGATAAATGGAGATATCAGTTTGGAAGATTTACTTGTGTGGTGTAATCAACAAGGATTTGATGGAATAGATATCACGGGTTATTACTTTAAAAACTACCCTAATGTCCCTAGTGATATGGATATATACAAGGTTAAGAGGCTGGCACACTCCTTAGGACTTTCGATTAGTGGAACTGGCGTTAGAAATGATTTTAGTTTACCAAGTTTTTCTGACAGAGTAAAAGAAATCGAGTTAGTTAAAAATTGGGTTGATGTTGCTCACAAATTAGGTGCACCAGTTCTCCGCATTTTTTCTGGGAAAAAAATACCTGATGGACATACATGGAAGCAAGTGGCCGATTGGATGATTACTGATATTAAAACGTGTGTTCAATATGCCCAAGAAAAAGGGGTAATTATAGGATTGCAAAATCACAATGAGTTTATAAAAACACTAGAGCAATATGAATACATCCAAAATGGGATAGGGAGCAACTGGTTTGGTTTGGTGTTGGATATCGGCAGTTTTAGGCAGGGCAATTCATACAAAGAAATCCAAGCCGCGATACCTTATGCAGTGAATTGGCAACTCAAGGAACGAATGTACATCAACGGGCAAGAGCAAAAAACAGACTATAAAAAGCTTATGGAAATAATAAAATCATCCAGCTATCAAGGGTTTCTTCCTATAGAAACCTTAGGAGAAGGAGACCCTAAAGTGAAAGTAAAACAAATGCTCTCAGAATTAAAGCCGTATTGGTAA
- a CDS encoding Cellulose biosynthesis protein BcsQ: MSKIYAVTNATSSSGKTTTALNLALCLIAMSKKVLLVGYKSNGKLESVFNANSFTQHLLTFKSQNEAKGLDTSYYDYIIVDVDLHNLKSFQNQVTEPMSAIIPFETEFFGFEGLKEILKYASENKLEVEGVLPVFVKSTIMSERILDELKQNLGSMVFDAFIPRNFYLAKQFDHDLFDLEKFTEKAGITYLNLAMELNDRNETINAAKKENSEKRIR; this comes from the coding sequence ATGTCAAAGATATACGCAGTCACAAATGCGACTAGTTCTTCAGGGAAAACAACAACAGCTTTAAATTTAGCTTTATGCCTTATCGCTATGAGCAAAAAAGTGCTTTTGGTTGGCTATAAGTCAAACGGAAAACTAGAAAGCGTTTTTAATGCAAATAGTTTTACCCAACACTTGCTTACTTTTAAGTCTCAAAATGAGGCAAAGGGATTGGACACTTCCTATTACGATTACATTATTGTTGATGTGGACTTACACAATTTAAAAAGCTTTCAAAATCAAGTAACCGAGCCAATGAGTGCCATCATACCTTTCGAAACAGAGTTTTTTGGCTTTGAAGGGCTAAAGGAAATATTAAAATATGCTTCGGAAAATAAGTTGGAAGTTGAAGGAGTATTACCTGTTTTCGTTAAATCAACGATAATGTCCGAAAGAATATTAGATGAATTAAAACAAAACTTGGGTTCAATGGTATTCGATGCTTTTATCCCAAGAAATTTTTACCTTGCAAAACAATTCGATCATGACCTGTTTGATCTAGAAAAATTTACTGAAAAAGCAGGCATCACTTATCTCAATCTAGCGATGGAGTTGAATGATCGAAATGAAACCATTAATGCAGCAAAAAAAGAAAATAGTGAGAAAAGGATTAGGTAG
- a CDS encoding Uracil-DNA glycosylase produces the protein MSIKLEKGWKSVLGEEFEMPYFQKLSAFVRNEYQTKQCYPPAKLIFNAFDSCPFDSTKVVILGQDPYHGPNQAHGLCFSVNDGVRMPPSLLNIFKEQSDDIGKKIPKTGNLQHWAEQGVLLLNSTLTVEAAKAGSHQKQGWEQFTDAVIAKLNDQKQGLVFLLWGAYAQKKGAFIDGSKHLVLKAKHPSPLSANFGGWFGQKHFSKCNAYLKANGKEEVNW, from the coding sequence ATGTCAATTAAATTAGAAAAGGGTTGGAAAAGTGTTTTAGGTGAAGAATTTGAGATGCCATATTTTCAAAAATTAAGTGCTTTTGTTAGGAACGAGTACCAAACTAAGCAATGCTACCCACCTGCAAAATTGATTTTTAATGCGTTTGATTCGTGCCCCTTTGATTCAACCAAAGTTGTTATTTTAGGTCAAGATCCTTATCACGGACCAAATCAAGCACATGGGCTTTGCTTTTCAGTCAATGACGGTGTAAGAATGCCTCCTTCTTTACTCAATATATTCAAAGAGCAGAGTGATGATATAGGTAAAAAGATTCCTAAAACAGGAAATTTACAGCACTGGGCTGAGCAAGGCGTACTTTTATTGAATTCTACCTTAACCGTAGAAGCCGCAAAAGCTGGATCTCATCAAAAACAAGGTTGGGAGCAATTTACAGACGCTGTGATTGCCAAGCTGAATGATCAAAAGCAAGGCTTGGTGTTTTTACTTTGGGGAGCTTACGCTCAAAAAAAAGGTGCTTTTATTGACGGTAGCAAACATCTCGTACTTAAGGCAAAGCACCCATCTCCCCTTTCGGCCAACTTCGGTGGATGGTTTGGTCAAAAACACTTTAGCAAGTGTAATGCTTATTTAAAAGCAAATGGAAAAGAAGAAGTGAATTGGTAA